In Desulfuromonas sp. KJ2020, a single window of DNA contains:
- a CDS encoding glycosyltransferase, with amino-acid sequence MQIKQLSPAPKILFFITEDWYFCSHRLSLAIAAKDAGYDVAVLTRVQNHEPIITNAGLRLIPSTMVRRSQNPFHEVSFIKQLAGVYQKEKPDILHHVALKPVLYGSIAARLAGCRNVVNAMAGMGFVFTSNTIKARILRPLVSISYRMLLNRPNHRLILQNRDDVALFTDSHLIESGKIALIRGAGVDTTEFSPGPEVAGPPTIVMASRLLWDKGVGEFVKAAKILRREGLEARFVLVGDSDPENPAAISYSQIDEWIAEGDIEWWGYHNDMQSVFLKANIVCLPSYREGLPKVLLEAASCGKPIVATDVPGCREIVRHCKNGLLVPPKKPAALAEALKTLILDSDLCQRMGATGRKIVEKEFSQEIVIEKTLALYREMLAR; translated from the coding sequence GTGCAGATAAAACAATTGAGTCCAGCCCCCAAAATTCTTTTTTTTATTACCGAAGACTGGTATTTCTGCAGTCACCGCTTGTCCCTTGCTATTGCTGCAAAAGATGCAGGTTATGATGTAGCGGTCCTTACGCGTGTTCAAAATCATGAGCCTATAATCACAAATGCAGGGTTACGCCTCATCCCCAGCACAATGGTGCGTCGTAGTCAGAATCCCTTCCATGAAGTCAGTTTTATCAAGCAACTTGCAGGTGTTTATCAAAAAGAAAAGCCAGATATACTCCACCATGTTGCTTTGAAGCCGGTTCTTTATGGATCCATTGCGGCCCGCCTTGCCGGTTGTAGGAATGTGGTGAATGCCATGGCGGGCATGGGCTTTGTGTTTACCTCTAACACAATTAAAGCCAGGATTTTACGTCCTCTTGTCTCTATCTCATATCGAATGCTTCTCAATCGGCCTAATCATCGGCTTATTCTTCAAAATCGTGATGATGTTGCGCTTTTCACTGATTCGCATTTGATCGAATCTGGGAAAATCGCACTAATTCGTGGAGCCGGTGTTGATACTACGGAATTTTCACCCGGTCCAGAAGTTGCTGGTCCACCGACTATTGTTATGGCGTCCAGGCTATTGTGGGATAAGGGTGTAGGTGAATTTGTTAAAGCGGCCAAGATTTTGCGGCGCGAGGGGCTTGAAGCAAGGTTTGTTCTAGTCGGTGATAGTGACCCTGAAAACCCCGCAGCAATTTCTTATTCGCAAATTGATGAGTGGATAGCTGAAGGCGACATTGAATGGTGGGGGTACCACAATGACATGCAGTCCGTTTTCTTAAAAGCCAATATTGTTTGTTTGCCATCATATCGCGAGGGGCTACCCAAGGTTCTATTGGAGGCCGCCTCTTGTGGAAAACCGATTGTCGCAACCGATGTGCCTGGGTGCCGCGAAATTGTTCGTCACTGCAAAAATGGCCTTTTGGTTCCGCCAAAAAAACCTGCTGCCTTGGCCGAAGCACTCAAAACTCTGATATTGGACTCCGATCTATGTCAGCGAATGGGCGCGACAGGTCGCAAAATTGTGGAGAAAGAATTTTCTCAGGAGATCGTTATTGAGAAGACCTTGGCACTTTATCGAGAAATGCTAGCCAGGTAG
- a CDS encoding SDR family oxidoreductase, with amino-acid sequence MAFGGKKTILLTGATGFVGSRVCARLMADGYDLRCAIREESQDGNSVVVGDISSETPWGDALMGVSAVIHLAACVNVMNANVNDQLTEFRRVNVAGTLNLARQAAVAGVERFIFLSTVKVIGEETAAGQPFTEKDETRPQGPYGITKLEAEMGMRRLAEESDMEVVIIRPPLVYGPCAKGNFGNMQRWVHKGIPLPLGTIHNQRSLIAIDNLVDFIITCIAHPAAGNETFLVADGENLSTTELLRRAGKAMSKPARLFPMPEWLLKCGARMLGKQAMAQRLCGNLQVDISKAREVLGWSPPLSVDEGLRRAVCGTRSEAHEKS; translated from the coding sequence ATGGCTTTTGGAGGGAAGAAAACGATCTTGCTTACCGGTGCAACAGGGTTCGTTGGTTCTCGGGTTTGCGCCCGTTTGATGGCCGATGGATATGACCTACGCTGCGCCATTCGTGAAGAATCCCAAGATGGAAATTCTGTCGTTGTCGGCGATATCAGCTCTGAAACACCTTGGGGGGACGCCCTGATGGGCGTCTCCGCCGTCATCCATTTGGCCGCTTGTGTTAATGTCATGAATGCCAACGTCAATGACCAACTGACCGAATTCCGGCGAGTTAATGTTGCTGGGACTCTTAACCTTGCACGGCAAGCCGCCGTCGCCGGTGTTGAGCGCTTTATCTTTCTCAGCACCGTCAAAGTTATCGGCGAAGAAACTGCTGCTGGCCAACCTTTCACCGAAAAGGATGAAACCCGTCCTCAGGGACCTTACGGCATCACTAAGCTTGAGGCAGAAATGGGCATGCGCCGGTTGGCTGAAGAATCCGATATGGAAGTTGTTATCATCCGCCCGCCCCTTGTCTATGGCCCCTGCGCTAAGGGGAATTTTGGTAACATGCAACGTTGGGTACACAAGGGCATCCCGCTTCCCCTCGGAACCATTCACAACCAACGGAGTTTGATCGCTATCGACAACCTCGTCGATTTCATCATTACCTGCATCGCTCATCCCGCAGCTGGTAACGAGACTTTTCTTGTCGCCGACGGGGAAAATCTTTCCACCACCGAATTGCTACGTCGCGCCGGAAAGGCCATGAGTAAACCTGCGCGTCTGTTTCCGATGCCTGAGTGGTTACTCAAGTGCGGTGCCCGAATGCTAGGTAAGCAAGCCATGGCACAACGCCTATGCGGAAACCTTCAGGTGGATATCTCCAAGGCCCGGGAGGTGCTGGGCTGGTCTCCGCCGCTGAGTGTGGATGAGGGGTTGAGAAGGGCAGTTTGTGGAACACGGTCCGAGGCACATGAGAAAAGCTAA
- a CDS encoding sugar transferase: MKWFLLRFFDVLFSTLGLLVGLPLLAVITLIGFFDTGSPVFRQQRVGRNKKPFVLVKFRTMKVGTASVPSHLANASAITPLGNFLRRSKLDELPQLWNVLKGEMSLVGPRPCLFNQAELIEARNNRGVFDARPGITGLAQVSGIDMSTPQLLAETDARMIRELTVRRYFLFIIQTVFGKGSGDRVRGG, translated from the coding sequence ATGAAGTGGTTTCTTTTGCGTTTTTTTGACGTACTGTTTTCGACCCTTGGTTTGCTTGTTGGTTTGCCATTGCTTGCAGTCATCACTCTGATTGGATTTTTCGATACGGGCTCACCTGTTTTTCGCCAACAGCGTGTCGGCAGAAACAAAAAACCTTTCGTGCTCGTGAAATTTCGGACTATGAAAGTGGGGACTGCGTCGGTGCCAAGTCATTTAGCCAATGCTTCCGCCATTACTCCCCTCGGCAATTTTCTACGGCGGTCCAAGCTTGATGAGTTGCCCCAGTTATGGAATGTGCTCAAAGGCGAGATGAGTTTGGTCGGTCCGCGGCCTTGTCTGTTCAACCAGGCAGAGTTGATTGAAGCACGCAACAATCGCGGTGTCTTTGACGCACGTCCTGGTATTACAGGGCTGGCACAGGTAAGTGGCATCGACATGTCAACGCCGCAACTTCTTGCCGAGACTGATGCACGTATGATTCGCGAGCTGACTGTTCGCCGGTATTTTCTCTTTATTATCCAGACTGTTTTTGGAAAAGGTTCTGGTGACAGGGTGCGGGGCGGCTGA
- a CDS encoding SDR family NAD(P)-dependent oxidoreductase, whose amino-acid sequence MFIFVLKAVTIVGSLSLAFLLRFDLDWQRVNWSLYLKLVPALLVIKLGIFWWQKVSHGWWRYVSIADVVDLARANLIASVVFILYVVFFHRLEGIPRSVLILDGFICFSAMAGLRFLTRAAREDYLPLLKRKTGQRKRILIIGAGSAGQTIAKEMRQNPDLNYLVRGFVDDDPDKQGRSFIGFKVWGTLAQLEAIVQRTGAEEVIIAIPSATGKQMQVIVKHCEALGLRFRTLPGMGSLIDGTVSISQVRDVSLDDLLGREPVRLDVDRIRAFLEGKRVLVTGAAGSIGSEICRQVSRFNPQRLVLYDHAESPLFAIHNELAELYPGLRHTAIIGDVRDRARVEGIFDEVQPQVVFHAAAYKHVPMMEHNPAEAANNNVRGSRIVAETADACGVECFVMISTDKAVNPTNVMGATKRAAELFVQALSRTSKTRFVTVRFGNVLGSAGSVVPTFKKQIAAGGPVTVTHPDITRFFMTIPEATQLVLQAGSMGQGGEIYLLDMGEPVKIVSLAEELIRLSGFIPYEDIDIVFSGLRPGEKLHEELLIAGEGVKPTTHEKIMVAESKVHDRAHLEHQLEELYQLQRQIDLHGIVAKLAEIVPEFQPEKVGVPRRN is encoded by the coding sequence GTGTTTATTTTTGTCCTGAAAGCGGTGACCATTGTTGGATCTTTGTCGCTTGCTTTTCTGTTGCGTTTCGATTTGGATTGGCAGCGGGTCAACTGGTCGCTGTATCTGAAGTTGGTACCCGCCCTGCTGGTTATCAAGCTTGGCATTTTCTGGTGGCAAAAGGTTTCACACGGTTGGTGGCGTTATGTCTCCATTGCCGATGTGGTCGATTTGGCCCGCGCCAACCTGATCGCCTCTGTCGTTTTTATTCTGTACGTCGTTTTTTTTCACAGGCTTGAGGGCATTCCGCGTTCCGTTCTTATTCTTGACGGGTTTATCTGTTTCAGCGCCATGGCGGGTTTGCGCTTTTTGACCCGCGCTGCCCGTGAAGACTATTTGCCGCTGTTGAAAAGAAAAACAGGGCAGCGTAAGCGCATCTTGATTATAGGGGCCGGCTCAGCCGGGCAAACCATCGCTAAGGAGATGCGGCAGAACCCGGATCTGAATTATTTGGTGCGTGGCTTTGTGGATGATGATCCCGACAAGCAGGGCCGGAGTTTCATCGGATTTAAGGTGTGGGGCACTCTGGCCCAGTTAGAAGCGATAGTCCAACGCACTGGGGCCGAAGAGGTGATTATTGCCATTCCTTCAGCCACGGGTAAACAGATGCAGGTCATCGTCAAGCACTGCGAGGCGTTAGGCCTTCGATTCAGGACCTTGCCGGGGATGGGGTCGTTGATCGACGGTACCGTCTCGATCAGCCAGGTTCGCGATGTCTCCCTAGACGATCTCCTCGGGCGGGAACCGGTTCGGCTGGATGTCGATCGCATTCGGGCTTTCCTAGAGGGTAAGCGGGTATTGGTCACGGGGGCGGCTGGTAGTATCGGTAGCGAGATCTGTCGCCAAGTCAGCCGTTTCAATCCCCAGCGCCTTGTGCTTTATGATCATGCCGAAAGTCCGCTGTTCGCCATCCACAACGAGCTGGCGGAGCTCTATCCCGGCTTGCGTCACACGGCTATTATCGGTGATGTGCGGGACCGGGCGCGGGTCGAAGGGATTTTTGATGAGGTGCAGCCGCAGGTGGTTTTCCATGCCGCAGCCTACAAGCACGTGCCGATGATGGAGCATAACCCCGCCGAAGCCGCCAATAACAATGTGCGGGGCAGCCGCATTGTGGCCGAGACCGCCGATGCCTGTGGCGTGGAGTGTTTTGTGATGATTTCCACCGATAAGGCGGTAAACCCGACCAATGTCATGGGGGCGACTAAGCGGGCGGCGGAGCTGTTTGTACAGGCTTTGTCGCGCACCAGCAAGACGCGTTTTGTTACGGTGCGGTTTGGTAATGTTCTAGGGAGTGCTGGCAGCGTGGTGCCGACTTTTAAAAAGCAGATCGCCGCCGGTGGACCTGTGACGGTGACCCATCCGGATATTACCCGCTTTTTCATGACCATCCCGGAAGCCACCCAATTGGTGCTACAGGCCGGTAGTATGGGGCAGGGGGGGGAGATTTACCTTCTGGACATGGGAGAGCCGGTTAAAATTGTTTCGCTGGCGGAGGAACTCATTCGGTTGTCGGGATTTATTCCCTATGAAGATATCGACATTGTCTTTAGCGGTCTGCGCCCCGGTGAAAAGCTTCACGAAGAGCTGCTGATCGCTGGTGAAGGGGTCAAGCCCACTACCCATGAAAAGATCATGGTGGCCGAATCCAAGGTTCATGATCGCGCCCATTTAGAGCACCAATTAGAAGAGCTTTACCAATTGCAGAGGCAAATCGACTTGCATGGCATTGTGGCTAAACTCGCTGAAATAGTTCCGGAATTCCAGCCGGAAAAAGTCGGTGTTCCGCGTCGAAATTAA
- a CDS encoding bifunctional 2-polyprenyl-6-hydroxyphenol methylase/3-demethylubiquinol 3-O-methyltransferase UbiG, producing the protein MIRVVESLDYSQKEWNQFFSEKGESWRDKDYRFLAQVFELSNFFGTLLDVGCGLGDGEIFLKENCNNISEIYACDFSSQAIETCRNNKKISNTHFFVHDLMTQKFSQTFDCVICLQTLEHLPNPNKAFKTIYEAAEKLLIVSTPYKNRRPDKNHLWSFDENDFNEYNGQWIIAQEGLNIFWLFDKSGTGATFKQNKNINSNFKKLVLDFKYFLKKTMR; encoded by the coding sequence ATGATTAGAGTTGTTGAGAGCTTAGATTATAGTCAAAAAGAATGGAATCAATTTTTTAGTGAAAAAGGAGAATCGTGGCGAGATAAAGATTACAGGTTTCTCGCGCAAGTTTTTGAACTTTCTAACTTTTTCGGCACTCTTCTTGATGTTGGTTGTGGCCTCGGGGACGGTGAAATATTTTTGAAGGAAAACTGCAACAATATTTCAGAAATTTATGCTTGCGATTTCTCTTCCCAGGCGATTGAAACATGTAGAAATAATAAAAAAATTTCGAATACCCATTTTTTTGTCCATGATCTGATGACTCAAAAATTTTCCCAAACTTTCGATTGCGTTATTTGCCTTCAAACTTTAGAGCATTTACCAAATCCAAATAAAGCTTTTAAAACCATATATGAAGCTGCAGAAAAACTTCTTATTGTGTCAACTCCTTACAAAAATCGTCGTCCAGACAAGAATCATCTTTGGTCTTTTGATGAGAATGATTTTAATGAATATAATGGTCAGTGGATTATTGCACAAGAAGGATTGAATATTTTTTGGCTATTTGATAAATCGGGCACGGGTGCCACATTTAAGCAAAATAAAAATATAAATTCTAATTTCAAAAAGCTGGTTTTGGATTTTAAGTATTTTTTGAAAAAAACTATGCGATAA
- a CDS encoding multicopper oxidase domain-containing protein, which produces MGKRTSRFLTALCISGLAVLLGATGALAYLSPSNPAVLSADAEQIKYMDPSYLGDYTATPDQAYVIGPGSIPDYLTNPNWAYSPPLRKFIDKMAPMGCDQTNNLGQCIPVAVPDIVTYPGSDYYEIEITQFREQMHSDLPAGENATTMRGYHQVNAGTDTSGGCTDPVLGLANPCTTANNTDWSVVNAGVHYLGPIIVTQKDRPVRVKFINNLPTGAPGDLFVPVDTSIMGAGPFEIDYDPVTKEPIALTTGDFTQNRALLHLHGGRSPWISDGTPHQWITPGDETTDYPIGVSVSNVPDMPAPEPGAQTYYWTNQQSSRLMFYHDHAWGITRLGVYVGGAAGYVIRDDAEQALIDNDILPGLKSDNTTVVYGGEIPLIIQDKTYVDAATIAETDPTWKWGTNPVADGQPMTPVTGDLWWPHVYMPAQNPYDLSGIAPMGRWAYGPYFWPATGNFFQPIPNPYYAADCDDTTADNYNPDYCGCDPNNDATPGSLGGFCQPPKMPSSPNPSWGAEAFMDTPTVNGTAYPVLDVEPKPYRLRILNASHDRFFNLQIYIADPNPPTPVNTPSNPPNLANFLADGYGGFAQALAPNTEVRMIPAVPGETGTTPPPGGPNSGITLPKPATWPEDGRPGGIPDWSWVGPEWVMIGNEGGFLPQPVVLPNQPVTWNNDVTTFNAGNVNGGSLLLGPAERADVIVDFSQYAGQTLIVYNDAPAPWPALDPHYDYYTDAPDNRDMGGADTTPIGFGPNTRTIMQIKVGSTGAQTFNMANLEEAFDPTNGDPGVFRDSHDPLIVGQGNLNPTGDPAMYEAFVFDGTDFSAINDIYNHTFPTKWPNWGIAQINDTEISFMDPTTKTLVQNVPLEAKAIQDEQGETFDEFGRMRAGLGLTVDEPGAGKVNFIVQTFSDPSTEILAEDGIQVWKITHNGVDTHPVHFHLFDVQVLNRVGWDGFLRLPDPTEIGWKDTVRISPLEDTIVAIKPVTPAVPFGIPESIRPLNPATAIGDPTHLSTIDPNTGEAWSELNLNRILNFDWEYVWHCHILSHEENDMMRPMSFLFTESLPDAPTNVVATVNGAQVDLTWEDPTPVDFVTRTNFGNPKNEIGFKIERSSDGGVSWEQAGTAMANATTFTDETGTSAHIYRVYAYNAEGLGTIASTQFALASPNGGETLTGASVSPISWTAKTGATAYNVYYSTDSGTTWNYIAAVGAVTSYDWTVPNISTTTARVRISAFNGSAYLGLDASDADFSITPGTLPGTVISPNGGETLTGASVSQISWTAKTGATAYNVYYSTDSGTTWNYIAAVGAVTSYDWTVPNISTTTARVRISAFNGSAYLGLDASDADFSITPGTLPGTVISPNGGETLTGASVSPISWTAKTGATAYNVYYSTDSGTTWNYIAAVGAVTSYDWTVPNISTTTARVRVSAFNGSAYLGLDASDADFSITPGTLPGTVISPNGGETLTGGAVSQITWAAKTGATSYNVYYSTDSGTTWTYVTAVGAVTSYDWTVPNISTTTARVRISAFNGSAYLGLDASDADFSITAN; this is translated from the coding sequence ATGGGAAAACGAACATCAAGATTTCTAACCGCACTCTGCATCTCCGGCCTCGCCGTTCTTCTGGGCGCGACAGGGGCTCTGGCGTATCTCAGCCCGAGTAATCCGGCGGTTCTGTCGGCCGATGCCGAACAGATCAAGTACATGGATCCGAGTTATCTGGGGGACTATACAGCAACCCCTGATCAGGCCTACGTCATCGGTCCGGGGAGCATCCCCGACTACCTGACCAATCCCAACTGGGCCTACAGCCCCCCCTTGCGCAAGTTTATCGACAAAATGGCCCCCATGGGCTGCGATCAGACCAACAACCTTGGTCAGTGTATTCCCGTAGCGGTCCCCGACATCGTGACCTACCCCGGCTCGGACTATTACGAGATTGAAATTACGCAATTCCGTGAGCAGATGCACTCGGATCTCCCTGCCGGCGAAAACGCCACCACCATGAGGGGGTATCACCAGGTCAACGCCGGTACCGACACCTCCGGTGGCTGCACCGATCCGGTGCTGGGCCTTGCCAACCCCTGCACAACCGCGAATAACACGGACTGGTCGGTGGTCAATGCTGGCGTCCACTATCTCGGCCCCATCATCGTTACCCAAAAGGATCGCCCGGTCCGCGTTAAGTTTATCAATAACTTGCCGACGGGAGCCCCTGGTGATCTTTTCGTTCCGGTTGATACCTCCATCATGGGGGCCGGCCCCTTTGAAATCGACTATGACCCGGTCACCAAAGAGCCTATCGCCCTGACGACCGGCGACTTTACGCAAAACCGCGCCCTGCTGCATCTTCACGGCGGCCGCAGCCCCTGGATCAGTGACGGCACGCCGCACCAGTGGATCACCCCTGGCGACGAAACAACCGATTACCCCATCGGCGTCAGCGTCTCCAACGTCCCCGACATGCCTGCGCCCGAACCCGGCGCCCAGACCTACTACTGGACCAACCAGCAGAGCTCGCGCCTGATGTTCTACCATGACCACGCCTGGGGCATCACCCGCCTGGGCGTTTACGTCGGTGGCGCAGCCGGCTACGTCATCCGCGATGACGCCGAGCAGGCCCTCATCGACAACGACATCCTCCCCGGACTCAAGTCCGACAACACCACCGTGGTCTACGGCGGTGAGATTCCCCTGATCATCCAGGACAAGACCTACGTCGACGCCGCTACCATCGCCGAGACCGACCCGACCTGGAAATGGGGAACCAATCCCGTCGCCGACGGCCAGCCGATGACTCCCGTCACCGGCGATCTCTGGTGGCCGCACGTCTACATGCCCGCCCAGAATCCCTACGACCTCAGCGGCATCGCCCCCATGGGACGCTGGGCCTACGGCCCCTATTTCTGGCCGGCTACGGGCAACTTCTTCCAGCCCATCCCCAACCCCTACTACGCGGCGGACTGTGACGATACAACGGCCGACAACTACAACCCCGACTATTGCGGCTGCGATCCAAACAATGACGCCACCCCCGGCAGCCTCGGTGGTTTCTGCCAACCGCCCAAAATGCCCAGCTCCCCCAACCCGTCCTGGGGCGCCGAGGCCTTCATGGACACCCCCACGGTCAACGGCACCGCCTACCCCGTGTTGGATGTGGAGCCCAAGCCTTATCGTCTGCGCATCCTGAACGCCTCCCATGACCGCTTCTTCAACCTGCAGATCTACATCGCCGACCCCAATCCGCCGACACCGGTCAACACACCGTCCAATCCTCCGAACCTTGCCAACTTCCTGGCGGATGGCTACGGCGGCTTCGCGCAGGCACTGGCCCCCAACACCGAAGTGCGCATGATCCCCGCGGTTCCCGGCGAGACGGGCACGACACCGCCTCCCGGCGGACCGAACAGCGGCATCACCCTGCCCAAACCCGCTACCTGGCCTGAAGATGGCCGCCCCGGCGGCATCCCCGACTGGAGCTGGGTAGGCCCTGAGTGGGTCATGATCGGCAACGAGGGGGGCTTCCTGCCCCAGCCGGTGGTTCTTCCGAACCAGCCCGTTACCTGGAACAACGACGTCACCACCTTTAACGCCGGCAACGTCAATGGCGGCTCACTCCTGCTCGGACCGGCCGAAAGAGCGGATGTCATCGTCGACTTCTCCCAATATGCCGGGCAGACCCTGATCGTCTACAATGACGCTCCGGCTCCCTGGCCCGCCCTCGACCCGCATTACGACTACTACACCGACGCGCCGGACAACCGCGACATGGGGGGCGCCGACACCACCCCCATCGGTTTCGGCCCTAACACCCGTACCATCATGCAGATCAAAGTCGGCTCTACCGGCGCCCAAACCTTCAACATGGCCAACCTGGAAGAAGCCTTTGATCCCACCAATGGCGACCCCGGCGTCTTCAGGGATTCCCATGACCCCCTCATTGTGGGCCAGGGCAACCTGAACCCCACGGGCGATCCGGCCATGTATGAAGCCTTCGTGTTCGATGGCACCGACTTCAGCGCCATCAACGACATCTACAACCACACCTTCCCCACCAAGTGGCCCAACTGGGGTATCGCCCAGATCAACGATACCGAGATCAGCTTCATGGACCCGACCACCAAAACCCTCGTGCAGAATGTCCCCCTTGAAGCGAAGGCCATTCAGGACGAGCAGGGTGAAACCTTCGACGAGTTCGGGCGCATGAGAGCAGGCCTGGGCCTCACCGTTGACGAGCCAGGCGCGGGCAAGGTCAACTTCATCGTGCAGACCTTCAGCGACCCCTCGACCGAGATCCTGGCCGAAGACGGCATCCAGGTCTGGAAGATCACCCACAACGGCGTCGACACCCACCCTGTTCACTTCCACCTGTTCGACGTACAGGTTCTTAACCGTGTCGGCTGGGACGGCTTCCTCCGTCTGCCCGACCCCACCGAGATCGGCTGGAAAGATACCGTTCGCATCAGCCCTCTCGAAGACACCATCGTTGCCATAAAACCAGTCACCCCGGCGGTCCCCTTCGGTATTCCCGAGAGCATCCGTCCTCTGAACCCGGCTACGGCTATCGGCGATCCGACCCACCTCTCCACGATCGATCCCAACACCGGCGAGGCCTGGTCTGAACTTAACCTCAACCGCATCCTGAACTTCGACTGGGAATACGTCTGGCACTGCCATATCCTCAGTCATGAAGAGAATGACATGATGCGGCCGATGAGCTTCCTGTTTACGGAAAGTCTGCCGGATGCACCGACTAACGTGGTGGCAACGGTCAATGGTGCCCAAGTCGATCTGACATGGGAGGATCCCACACCTGTTGATTTTGTGACCCGAACAAACTTCGGAAATCCGAAGAATGAAATTGGCTTTAAGATCGAAAGATCGTCTGACGGTGGGGTATCGTGGGAGCAAGCAGGCACTGCCATGGCAAATGCCACCACCTTCACCGACGAAACCGGTACTTCAGCTCACATTTACAGGGTTTATGCCTACAATGCTGAAGGACTTGGCACCATTGCCTCAACCCAATTTGCACTGGCAAGTCCGAACGGTGGTGAAACACTAACCGGTGCCTCCGTCAGTCCGATTAGCTGGACTGCCAAAACAGGGGCTACTGCATACAACGTGTACTACTCGACCGATAGTGGAACCACCTGGAATTACATTGCGGCCGTTGGTGCAGTCACTAGCTACGACTGGACAGTACCCAACATTAGCACTACGACCGCAAGAGTTCGTATCTCGGCATTTAATGGGTCAGCTTACCTTGGGTTAGATGCCTCGGATGCGGATTTCTCAATCACGCCGGGAACACTACCGGGTACGGTTATTAGTCCGAACGGTGGCGAAACCCTAACTGGTGCCTCCGTCAGTCAGATTAGCTGGACTGCCAAAACAGGGGCTACTGCATACAACGTGTACTACTCGACCGATAGTGGAACCACCTGGAATTACATTGCGGCCGTTGGTGCAGTCACAAGCTACGACTGGACAGTACCAAACATTAGCACTACGACCGCAAGAGTTCGTATCTCGGCATTTAATGGGTCAGCTTACCTTGGGTTAGATGCCTCGGATGCGGATTTCTCAATCACGCCGGGAACACTACCGGGTACGGTTATCAGTCCGAACGGTGGCGAAACCCTAACTGGTGCCTCCGTCAGTCCGATTAGCTGGACTGCCAAAACAGGGGCTACTGCATACAACGTGTACTACTCGACCGATAGTGGAACCACTTGGAATTACATCGCGGCCGTTGGTGCAGTCACAAGCTACGACTGGACAGTACCAAACATTAGCACTACGACCGCAAGAGTCCGTGTCTCGGCATTCAATGGGTCAGCTTACCTTGGGTTAGATGCCTCGGATGCGGATTTCTCAATCACGCCGGGAACACTACCGGGTACGGTTATCAGTCCGAACGGTGGCGAAACTCTAACCGGTGGAGCTGTCAGTCAGATAACTTGGGCAGCCAAAACTGGAGCCACCTCTTACAACGTGTACTACTCGACCGATAGTGGAACCACCTGGACCTACGTCACGGCCGTTGGTGCAGTCACAAGCTACGACTGGACAGTACCCAACATTAGCACGACGACTGCAAGAGTCCGTATCTCGGCATTTAATGGGTCAGCTTACCTTGGGTTAGATGCCTCGGATGCGGATTTCTCAATCACAGCAAACTAA